Genomic window (SAR202 cluster bacterium):
AATCATTTACAACTACTGAAGCTCCTTCTTCGGCTAATAATAATGCTACTGCTCTTCCAATGCCTCTTCCTCCACCGGATACAACAGCTACCTGATCAGCAAATCTGCCAGACATTATGGACCTCCTTTTTGTTATTAATATTTAAAATAGCCAACGTATTATACAAAACAAACGTATGTATAACTACACAATAATAGTATTTATTATTTATTGTTACTATAAATAAACATGATGTATAATGCCCTAAAGAATAATTATCAAATAAATATCGAAAATGATTTAAGGAGTAAATCATAGACGGTAATATTACAATGGTCATACTATTAATAGTATCGCTTTTATTATCTGCCTTTTTTTCGGGATCTGAAGCCGCTTTCTTATCTTTGCAACGAGGAAGACTTGCAAAGCTTATTAAAGATAAAATTCGTGGTGCGGAAGAAATTGCAAAATTACTAGAACATCCAGAAAAGCTTCTTGCTACTGTACTTACTGGAAATAATATTGTTAATACTGCTGCTGCATCTATAGGCACGGCTTTAGTTATTTCTATATTTAAAAACAATGATGTTCCAAATTCTATTTCAGTATTAATTGCAACTATTATTGTATCTGTTTTGCTGCTAATTTTTAGTGAAACTATTCCAAAAACAATTGCAGTCCGTAATTCGGAAAAAGTAGCTTTATTAGCTGTTAAAGCCTTGAAAAAAGTATCTTATCTATTTTTCCCTTTTGTATGGTTTCTAGAAAAGATTAGTAAAATCACTGGGCGCTTATTTGGTATAAAAGATGCCTCAATAATTTCTGAAGAAGAAATATTAGCCTTAATTGATGAAAGGCAACAAATAGGAGAAGCTGATGCAAGTGAAGCTCAAATGCTTGAACGTGTATTCAGATTTAATGATACGAAACTTTTTGAGGTAATGACTCCAAGAACTGAAATTATTGCAATTGATCAAAATTGTACCCTCGAAACTTTTCTAGAAATATATAAAAACCACACCCATTCGCGCTTCCCAATATATTTAGGAGACATTGAAAATATTACTGGAACAATTTCTGCTAAAGATATCCTAACAGGTTTGAGTGAAAAAACTATAACTAACAAATCAAAAGTGGCAGATTTTCAAAGAACTGCATATTTTGTACCCGAAACAAAATTAGTTAGTGAATTGTTCACTGAAATGCGACTATATGGATATAAAATCGCATTGTTAGCTGATGAATTTGGTGGATTAGCAGGATTAATTACTCTGGAAATGTTAATGGAAGAAATAGTCGGAAAAGTTGGAGAAG
Coding sequences:
- a CDS encoding HlyC/CorC family transporter encodes the protein MVILLIVSLLLSAFFSGSEAAFLSLQRGRLAKLIKDKIRGAEEIAKLLEHPEKLLATVLTGNNIVNTAAASIGTALVISIFKNNDVPNSISVLIATIIVSVLLLIFSETIPKTIAVRNSEKVALLAVKALKKVSYLFFPFVWFLEKISKITGRLFGIKDASIISEEEILALIDERQQIGEADASEAQMLERVFRFNDTKLFEVMTPRTEIIAIDQNCTLETFLEIYKNHTHSRFPIYLGDIENITGTISAKDILTGLSEKTITNKSKVADFQRTAYFVPETKLVSELFTEMRLYGYKIALLADEFGGLAGLITLEMLMEEIVGKVGEEGQLIASEIEELGANTFLIDGATRIEDISETIDLTIPDGDYETMAGFVLYNLGNIPSIGDSFMYEYYRFEITEMKNVRIEQIKITKTRIIKNLK